A part of Demetria terragena DSM 11295 genomic DNA contains:
- a CDS encoding fumarate reductase/succinate dehydrogenase flavoprotein subunit, producing the protein MTSLVDGLYRKGEPIRDTKAPDVDITKMWTQAKFDNRLVNPANRRKLSVIIVGTGLAGGAAAATLGEAGYNVKTFCYQDSPRRAHSIAAQGGINAAKNYNDDGDSTYRLFYDTVKGGDYRSRETNVYRLAEVSTNIIDQCVAQGVPFARDYGGLLDNRSFGGVQVARTFYAAGQTGQQLLIGAYQAMERQVAAGSVQSFTRHEMLEVIVVDGKARGIIARDMVTGEVETHLADAVVLASGGYGNVFFLSTNAMGSNVTATWRAHRKGALFGNPCYTQIHPTCIPVSGDHQSKLTLMSESLRNDGRIWVPKNREDCDKDPRDIAEEDRDYYLERIYPAFGNLVPRDIASRQAKNVCDEGRGVGPLVGDFRRGVYLDFSSALARMSEEQVSEKYGNLFDMYERITGESPYKVPMRIYPAVHYTMGGLWVDYDLETTIPGLFAAGEANFSDHGANRLGASSLMQCLADGYFVLPNTIRQYLADGPFEPVAEDAPEVIEAQQSVQQRIDTLLSINGERTVDSFHKELGHVMWEYCGMERSEEGLRKAIGLIRGLREEFWRNVRVLGAADTLNQSLEKAGRVADFLELGELMCIDALHRRESCGGHFRAESQTEDGEALRHDDEFAYVAAWGFGGDEDTGALVPTLHKEDLTYKFIELKQRSYK; encoded by the coding sequence ATGACTTCACTGGTCGACGGGCTCTACCGCAAGGGCGAGCCAATCCGCGACACCAAGGCTCCCGATGTCGACATCACGAAGATGTGGACACAGGCCAAGTTCGATAACCGACTGGTCAACCCGGCCAACCGTCGGAAGTTGTCGGTCATCATCGTCGGCACTGGCTTGGCTGGTGGCGCCGCGGCGGCAACGCTGGGCGAGGCGGGCTACAACGTCAAAACGTTCTGCTATCAGGACAGCCCGCGCCGAGCTCACTCGATCGCCGCGCAGGGTGGTATCAACGCCGCCAAGAACTACAACGACGACGGCGACTCGACGTACCGCCTCTTCTACGACACGGTCAAGGGTGGCGACTACCGCTCACGCGAGACCAACGTCTACCGGCTCGCCGAGGTCAGCACCAACATCATCGACCAGTGCGTCGCGCAGGGCGTGCCGTTCGCCCGCGATTATGGCGGCCTGCTTGACAACCGCTCCTTCGGTGGTGTTCAGGTGGCTCGTACCTTCTACGCGGCGGGCCAGACCGGCCAGCAGTTGTTGATCGGTGCCTATCAAGCGATGGAGCGGCAGGTCGCGGCCGGCTCGGTCCAGTCGTTTACCCGGCACGAGATGCTCGAAGTCATCGTCGTGGACGGCAAGGCCCGCGGAATCATCGCGCGCGACATGGTGACCGGTGAGGTCGAGACCCACCTGGCCGACGCGGTCGTCCTCGCCAGCGGCGGCTACGGCAATGTTTTCTTCCTGTCGACCAACGCGATGGGCTCGAATGTCACCGCGACGTGGCGGGCGCACCGCAAGGGCGCGCTGTTCGGCAACCCGTGCTACACGCAGATTCACCCGACCTGCATCCCGGTCAGCGGCGACCACCAGTCCAAGTTGACGCTGATGTCGGAGTCGTTGCGCAACGACGGCCGTATCTGGGTGCCGAAGAACCGTGAAGATTGCGACAAGGACCCGCGCGACATCGCCGAGGAAGACCGCGACTACTACCTGGAGCGGATCTACCCGGCCTTTGGAAACCTGGTGCCGCGCGACATTGCCTCGCGTCAGGCCAAGAACGTCTGTGATGAGGGCCGCGGTGTCGGCCCGCTCGTCGGCGACTTTCGCCGCGGGGTCTACCTCGACTTCTCCTCGGCGCTGGCGCGGATGAGCGAGGAGCAGGTGTCGGAGAAGTACGGCAACCTGTTCGACATGTACGAGCGCATCACGGGGGAGTCGCCGTACAAGGTCCCGATGCGTATCTACCCGGCCGTGCACTACACGATGGGTGGGCTGTGGGTCGACTACGACCTGGAAACCACGATCCCGGGATTGTTCGCGGCCGGCGAGGCCAACTTCTCCGATCACGGTGCTAACCGCCTGGGCGCCTCTTCGCTCATGCAGTGCCTGGCCGATGGCTACTTCGTGCTCCCGAACACGATCCGGCAGTACCTCGCCGATGGTCCGTTCGAGCCGGTCGCGGAAGATGCGCCGGAGGTCATCGAGGCGCAGCAGTCGGTGCAGCAGCGCATTGACACGTTGTTGTCGATTAACGGTGAACGCACCGTTGACTCTTTCCACAAAGAGCTCGGCCACGTCATGTGGGAGTACTGCGGCATGGAACGCTCGGAGGAGGGCCTGCGTAAAGCGATTGGCCTTATCCGTGGCCTTCGTGAAGAGTTCTGGCGCAATGTGCGCGTGCTCGGCGCCGCTGACACCCTCAACCAGTCGTTGGAGAAGGCTGGCCGCGTCGCCGATTTCCTCGAGCTCGGTGAACTCATGTGCATCGATGCGCTGCACCGCCGCGAGTCCTGCGGCGGCCACTTCCGGGCGGAGAGCCAGACCGAGGATGGCGAAGCGCTCCGCCACGACGACGAGTTCGCCTATGTCGCGGCGTGGGGTTTCGGTGGTGACGAGGACACCGGCGCGCTGGTGCCGACGCTCCACAAGGAAGACCTGACGTATAAGTTCATCGAGCTGAAGCAGCGGAGCTACAAGTGA
- the trpS gene encoding tryptophan--tRNA ligase, producing the protein MSRPRLLSGMQPTHDSLHLGNYLGAQVNWVRMQEDFEAYFCVVDQHALTVGPDPADLRQRTRVTAAQYIAGGVDPQRSAVFVQSHVPEHSQLAWVLNCLAGFGEAARMTQFKDKSAKGGQDAATVGLFTYPMLMAADILLYNTEAVPVGEDQRQHLELTRDLAQRFNARYGDTFVVPRAHIPAETAKVMSLAEPTAKMSKSAENQSGNLMMLDTTKANTKKVKSAVTDTDNDVRWDPEAKPGIANLLRIHSALSGESIEALVERFAGENKYGALKGEVAEQVAVVQAPFKERVDDLLADPAELDAHLARGAERAREVAGATLARVYDAVGFVPLGR; encoded by the coding sequence ATGTCGCGACCTCGCCTCCTTTCGGGCATGCAGCCCACCCATGATTCGCTCCACCTCGGCAACTACCTCGGAGCCCAGGTGAACTGGGTGCGGATGCAGGAAGATTTCGAGGCCTACTTCTGTGTGGTCGATCAGCACGCGCTGACGGTCGGTCCGGATCCGGCTGACCTGCGCCAGCGGACCCGCGTCACCGCCGCGCAGTACATCGCTGGGGGTGTAGACCCGCAGCGTTCAGCGGTCTTCGTGCAAAGCCACGTGCCCGAGCACTCACAACTGGCGTGGGTACTCAACTGTCTGGCGGGTTTCGGCGAAGCGGCGCGGATGACCCAGTTCAAGGACAAATCGGCCAAAGGCGGTCAGGACGCCGCCACGGTCGGGTTGTTCACGTACCCGATGCTGATGGCAGCCGACATCCTGCTGTACAACACCGAGGCGGTGCCGGTCGGGGAAGACCAGCGCCAGCACCTGGAACTCACCCGCGACCTGGCGCAGCGGTTCAACGCGCGCTATGGCGACACCTTTGTCGTGCCGCGGGCGCACATCCCCGCGGAGACCGCCAAGGTCATGTCGTTGGCTGAGCCGACGGCCAAGATGAGCAAGTCCGCCGAGAACCAGTCCGGAAATCTGATGATGCTGGACACCACCAAGGCCAACACGAAGAAGGTCAAGTCGGCCGTTACGGACACCGACAACGACGTGCGGTGGGACCCGGAGGCAAAACCCGGAATCGCCAACCTGTTGCGGATTCACTCCGCGTTGTCGGGCGAGAGCATCGAGGCGCTGGTCGAGCGTTTTGCCGGCGAGAACAAATACGGCGCGCTCAAGGGCGAAGTGGCCGAGCAAGTCGCAGTGGTCCAGGCGCCATTCAAGGAACGCGTCGACGACTTGCTCGCCGACCCTGCCGAACTCGACGCGCATCTGGCCCGTGGCGCTGAACGCGCACGAGAGGTCGCGGGCGCGACCTTGGCCCGTGTCTACGACGCAGTGGGCTTCGTGCCCCTCGGCCGGTGA
- a CDS encoding CoA transferase — translation MTMTWPLLHAGDDGPTVEVHGPRRWWGGVLDVEGLAVGSVASAVSAISALCSTNLPWPMRVERVAASFTSITALSIDGVHPPGFAEMSGFYRTADGWIRVHANYPHHRERLQQALSATTRDEIQARLGEMSCSDAEREIRAVGGIAAAVRSRAAWVASEQHRANRDRPWICFEESTDTNTRAAWTPRSDHELPLSGMRVLDLTRVIAGPSATRFMAALGADVLRVDPPHLPELQDQHVDTGFGKRSALADLRRPESVDQVHELLTRADVLFLGYRRHSLAAAGLTAEQLRERHPHLVVVTLDAWGSSGPMEHQVGFDSIVQAAVGIADDYRKPDGSPGALPLQALDHASGYGMVTAAAQLLAARARGEGAGSAQLSLARTADRLYAMTAPDAAIESLQPVETFRVDSAYGHLEFVPPPVDLPDRPLAYPSPPSRYGADELGWRPRTR, via the coding sequence ATGACGATGACCTGGCCTCTCCTGCACGCTGGCGATGACGGCCCCACGGTGGAGGTCCACGGCCCGCGACGATGGTGGGGCGGCGTCCTCGACGTCGAAGGACTCGCCGTGGGGTCGGTCGCCAGCGCGGTCTCGGCCATCTCGGCTCTGTGCAGCACAAACTTGCCTTGGCCGATGCGCGTGGAACGCGTCGCTGCGTCGTTCACGTCGATCACTGCCCTATCAATCGACGGTGTGCACCCGCCCGGATTCGCCGAAATGTCCGGCTTCTATCGCACTGCGGACGGCTGGATCCGCGTTCACGCGAACTACCCACATCATCGCGAACGGCTTCAGCAGGCGCTGAGCGCCACGACGCGTGATGAGATCCAGGCCCGGCTCGGCGAGATGTCATGCAGCGACGCCGAGCGCGAGATCCGGGCCGTTGGCGGCATCGCCGCCGCGGTCCGGTCCCGCGCCGCATGGGTGGCCAGTGAGCAACACCGGGCGAACCGGGACCGTCCATGGATCTGCTTCGAGGAGTCCACTGACACCAACACCAGGGCAGCATGGACCCCTCGGAGTGACCATGAGCTGCCGCTGTCCGGGATGCGTGTCCTCGACCTCACCCGCGTCATCGCCGGGCCGTCGGCGACTCGCTTCATGGCCGCGCTCGGCGCCGACGTGCTACGCGTCGATCCGCCCCACCTGCCCGAGTTGCAGGATCAACACGTCGATACCGGATTCGGCAAACGTTCGGCGCTCGCTGACCTACGCCGCCCGGAATCGGTGGACCAGGTGCACGAGTTGCTGACCCGGGCAGACGTACTGTTCCTCGGCTACCGCCGCCACAGTCTGGCTGCGGCCGGCCTCACCGCCGAGCAGTTGCGCGAGCGCCACCCGCACCTCGTCGTGGTGACCCTCGACGCCTGGGGGTCGTCCGGCCCGATGGAGCACCAGGTCGGCTTCGACAGCATCGTGCAGGCCGCGGTTGGTATCGCCGACGACTACCGCAAGCCAGACGGGTCTCCAGGCGCGCTCCCGCTTCAGGCGCTCGACCACGCGAGTGGCTACGGCATGGTCACTGCCGCCGCGCAACTCCTCGCGGCTCGCGCCCGGGGAGAGGGCGCAGGCTCGGCCCAACTGTCCCTCGCGCGAACGGCCGACCGGCTGTACGCCATGACGGCGCCAGATGCAGCTATCGAGTCGCTACAGCCGGTCGAGACGTTCCGGGTCGACAGTGCGTACGGGCACCTTGAGTTCGTGCCACCCCCTGTCGACTTGCCCGACCGGCCACTGGCGTATCCGTCGCCGCCGAGCCGCTATGGCGCGGATGAACTCGGCTGGAGACCTCGGACGAGGTGA
- a CDS encoding Ig-like domain-containing protein → MSGARSGPEGGPITRNQRDPGPDARRGSRAWPGAVWLTRLAAIVTLVVSSFAALQSAAQAAEIYEGATNRGSQTQTGNGTYRPFQFVSSATGGSITTSGTALTRATGNGIAYEPGGPAAVVSGDILDIAEDTSVENGTVTTSFFSISDLDGRTGQVDIEAFDTQNNRIAPADMDIRFGDPTGRVDFTATDNGDGTTRVSWVDTGGGGAVTEHSSGISIRSAGGTQGGLVGRAILRNFVSTFPRDALNFLPQRFVTTAEPAPPVANPDEDTTPQNTPVTVPLLENDTPGTSPIDPALTTLLDAAGNPVDTRTYPGVGTFTVDDTGNVVFTPEADFTGETPAVPYRITDEQGQTADSTVTVTVTPTAVDPPVATPDSDTTPQGTPVDVPLLDNDTAGSAPIDPALTTLLDPAGNPVDELTVPGEGTYAVNDQGVVTFTPLPDFTGEATPVPYRITDENGETADSTVTITVTPQDAVPPVANPDEETTPLDTPVTLTPSENDTAGDTPIVPGETTLLDENGDPTDTVTVPDVGTFTVEPNGDVTFTPV, encoded by the coding sequence ATGAGTGGTGCGCGATCAGGGCCCGAGGGCGGTCCGATCACAAGGAATCAGCGAGATCCTGGGCCTGATGCCCGCCGTGGCTCCCGGGCGTGGCCGGGTGCAGTGTGGCTGACCCGCCTCGCAGCGATCGTCACGTTGGTCGTCTCGAGTTTTGCGGCGCTCCAGAGTGCTGCGCAGGCAGCTGAGATCTATGAGGGGGCTACTAACCGAGGCTCCCAGACCCAGACCGGGAACGGCACGTATCGCCCGTTCCAGTTTGTCTCCAGCGCGACGGGCGGCTCGATTACCACGAGCGGCACCGCGTTGACGCGTGCGACCGGTAACGGAATCGCGTACGAGCCGGGAGGGCCCGCTGCAGTGGTAAGTGGGGACATCCTCGACATCGCTGAAGACACCAGTGTTGAGAACGGCACTGTCACCACGTCCTTCTTCTCGATCTCCGACCTGGACGGCAGGACCGGCCAGGTTGACATTGAAGCCTTCGACACGCAGAACAACCGGATCGCGCCGGCTGACATGGATATTCGGTTCGGAGATCCGACTGGTCGTGTCGACTTCACTGCGACCGACAATGGAGACGGTACGACCCGCGTGAGTTGGGTCGACACCGGTGGCGGCGGTGCCGTCACCGAACACTCCTCGGGCATTTCGATCCGCTCTGCTGGGGGAACTCAGGGCGGCCTGGTAGGTCGTGCAATCCTTCGCAACTTCGTCAGCACCTTCCCCAGGGACGCCCTGAACTTCCTTCCCCAGCGATTCGTGACGACGGCCGAGCCCGCGCCACCGGTGGCTAACCCGGATGAGGACACGACCCCGCAGAACACCCCGGTCACGGTCCCGCTGCTCGAGAACGACACCCCGGGCACGTCGCCGATTGACCCAGCTTTGACAACGCTGTTGGACGCCGCGGGCAACCCGGTCGACACGCGTACTTATCCCGGAGTCGGGACGTTCACGGTCGATGACACGGGCAATGTGGTGTTCACACCAGAGGCTGACTTCACCGGTGAGACGCCTGCGGTTCCCTACCGAATTACTGACGAGCAGGGCCAGACTGCTGATTCGACGGTGACTGTGACGGTGACTCCGACGGCAGTTGACCCGCCGGTGGCGACCCCGGATTCGGACACCACCCCGCAGGGCACTCCGGTGGATGTGCCGTTGTTGGATAACGACACCGCGGGTTCTGCTCCGATCGATCCCGCGCTGACGACGTTGCTCGACCCGGCTGGTAACCCCGTTGATGAGTTGACGGTGCCGGGTGAGGGCACGTACGCGGTGAATGATCAGGGTGTTGTGACGTTTACTCCGCTTCCTGATTTCACGGGTGAGGCGACTCCGGTTCCCTATCGGATCACGGATGAGAACGGCGAGACGGCTGATTCGACGGTCACTATTACGGTGACTCCGCAGGATGCTGTCCCGCCGGTGGCGAACCCGGATGAGGAGACGACGCCGCTGGATACTCCGGTGACGTTGACGCCGTCGGAGAACGACACTGCGGGTGATACACCGATTGTTCCTGGTGAGACCACGTTGTTGGATGAGAACGGTGACCCGACTGACACGGTGACGGTTCCGGATGTGGGTACGTTCACGGTGGAGCCGAACGGTGATGTGACGTTTACGCCGGTGGA
- a CDS encoding acyl-CoA thioesterase has translation MTSSKAATETAISVADLAHLDEVGTDVFRAPPLATELTRTFGGQVAAQAVAAAMRTAPDRRINSLHAYFLRGGKPDQPVRVTVDRVRDGRSFTTRSVTCWQDDVEIFTMIASFHVGDDGFSHQQVAPNVVSPERISPAGDTELPRKLRAEWALWDQRLVPADDESFPRRRRMWIRYRGEIDDDPTTHLVGLTFISDMGMVTAAHIQHPDQQSTTQNASLDHAVWFHRPARVDEWLLFDQTSPSAESGRAFTTASVFDTSGILVASITQEAMVRRLRTN, from the coding sequence ATGACCTCGAGTAAGGCTGCGACCGAGACCGCCATCTCGGTGGCCGATTTGGCCCATTTGGATGAGGTCGGCACCGACGTCTTTCGGGCCCCGCCCCTCGCGACCGAACTGACGCGAACTTTCGGAGGCCAGGTGGCCGCCCAGGCAGTGGCCGCTGCGATGCGTACCGCGCCCGACCGGCGGATCAACTCATTGCATGCCTACTTCCTACGAGGAGGCAAACCCGACCAACCAGTGCGGGTCACGGTTGACCGAGTGCGCGACGGTAGGTCCTTCACGACACGGAGCGTGACCTGCTGGCAGGACGACGTGGAGATCTTCACCATGATCGCTTCTTTCCACGTCGGCGACGATGGGTTCAGCCACCAGCAGGTGGCGCCGAATGTCGTTTCACCAGAACGGATCTCGCCGGCAGGCGATACGGAACTGCCACGGAAATTGCGCGCCGAATGGGCGCTATGGGACCAGCGTCTTGTCCCGGCAGACGACGAGTCTTTTCCGCGCCGACGGCGCATGTGGATTCGCTACCGCGGCGAGATCGACGACGACCCGACAACCCACTTGGTGGGTCTGACGTTCATCAGCGATATGGGCATGGTCACCGCGGCCCACATCCAGCACCCGGATCAGCAATCCACCACGCAGAATGCCTCGCTTGACCATGCGGTGTGGTTTCACCGGCCAGCTCGAGTGGATGAATGGTTGCTGTTCGACCAGACCAGCCCGAGCGCAGAATCAGGACGAGCCTTCACCACCGCGTCGGTCTTCGACACCTCCGGAATCCTCGTGGCGTCGATTACTCAGGAGGCCATGGTCCGCAGACTCCGGACCAACTGA
- a CDS encoding succinate dehydrogenase cytochrome b subunit yields the protein MATNTLSAAQRTSKQGTTIFLKTLMAVSGVAFIGFVAAHMYGNLKLLSGQRSFNDYAEHLRTIGEPMLPYSGLLWILRVGLIVALVAHVASAVALTRRARAARPQKYAVKKSKSAVTSRTMRWGGLTLLLFLVFHLLQFTAPKINVTGGETNNPFALVQESFEVWWVTLIYLAAMVALGMHLHHGVWSAVQTLGLTTSAGSRRVWKAAGAVTAVVIAGGFALPPLLILFDVIN from the coding sequence GTGGCTACCAACACCCTTTCCGCGGCGCAACGGACGTCGAAACAGGGGACCACGATCTTCCTGAAGACGCTCATGGCGGTCTCAGGGGTCGCGTTCATCGGTTTCGTGGCCGCCCACATGTACGGCAACCTCAAGTTGCTGTCCGGGCAGCGATCCTTCAACGACTATGCCGAGCACTTGCGGACCATCGGTGAGCCGATGCTGCCGTACTCCGGGCTGCTCTGGATTCTGCGCGTCGGGCTCATCGTCGCGCTGGTCGCACACGTGGCTTCCGCGGTCGCTCTGACGCGGCGTGCCCGTGCGGCACGGCCGCAGAAATATGCCGTGAAGAAGAGCAAATCCGCCGTGACCTCGCGCACGATGCGCTGGGGTGGGCTGACCTTGCTGCTCTTCCTGGTCTTCCACCTGCTGCAGTTCACGGCGCCAAAGATCAACGTCACCGGCGGCGAAACCAACAATCCGTTCGCCCTGGTGCAAGAGTCCTTTGAGGTCTGGTGGGTCACGCTGATCTACCTCGCCGCGATGGTGGCGCTGGGGATGCACCTGCACCACGGGGTGTGGAGCGCCGTGCAGACGCTCGGGCTGACCACGTCCGCGGGCTCCCGCCGGGTCTGGAAGGCCGCAGGAGCCGTGACAGCGGTCGTGATCGCTGGCGGTTTCGCGCTACCACCGCTACTCATCTTGTTCGACGTCATCAACTAA
- a CDS encoding AMP-binding protein, whose protein sequence is MSWFDERPWTALRPADAPTPGPAPPTTLDLLSAAVAEHAAEPALRYLGSTVTYAELDELTDGVAAYLKSEGFAPGERLGLYLQNVPQFVIALFGAWKAGGVVVPLNPMYRDELDHILTDSAATAIVCGDKEWAEHVGERARAAGVRIGITTSPLDLQVGDDPRLFAGRERVQTSCADLLEVARAKSGSPVAAPDLQPSTPALISYTSGTTGRSKGAVNTHHNLTSNASMSRRYTAAEAGPILALAPLFHITGMVAQVLTAVDHGVELVLAYRFQAAVMLEQMRTHRPVAMVGPSTAYTAMLAHPDCGRDAFESVQTAVSGGTPLPPALLAKVEEQTGLYLRNGYGLTETTAGAANVPLGLRAPYDAVSGTLAVGLPSAETVIRIVNDQRQDLGPREIGEIAIDGDNVVPEYWNRPDATKESIPDGRLYTGDIGFMDEDGWLYVVDRKKDMINASGFKVWPREVEDVLYSHSAVREAAVVGVPDTYRGETVAAYVSLSEGHTLTAEEVIDFCRDRLAAYKAPRQVTVLEELPKTESGKILRRSLRSVTDEPST, encoded by the coding sequence GTGAGTTGGTTCGACGAACGCCCATGGACTGCTTTACGTCCGGCCGATGCCCCGACGCCGGGGCCCGCGCCGCCCACGACCCTCGACCTGTTGAGCGCGGCAGTGGCAGAGCACGCCGCCGAGCCTGCGCTGCGCTATCTCGGGTCGACCGTGACCTACGCCGAACTGGATGAACTCACCGACGGTGTTGCGGCGTACCTGAAGTCCGAAGGCTTCGCTCCCGGGGAGCGCCTTGGGCTCTATCTGCAGAACGTCCCCCAATTCGTCATCGCACTGTTTGGCGCGTGGAAGGCCGGCGGGGTGGTGGTGCCGTTGAATCCGATGTATCGCGACGAGCTGGACCACATCCTCACCGATTCGGCCGCTACCGCGATCGTGTGCGGTGACAAGGAATGGGCCGAGCACGTCGGTGAGCGCGCGCGGGCTGCCGGGGTACGCATCGGGATCACGACCAGCCCGCTCGATCTGCAGGTCGGGGACGACCCTCGTCTGTTCGCCGGGAGAGAACGGGTCCAGACCTCATGCGCCGATCTGCTCGAGGTGGCCCGGGCCAAAAGCGGATCGCCCGTCGCCGCACCAGATTTACAGCCCTCGACCCCGGCGCTCATCTCCTACACCTCGGGAACCACCGGCCGTTCCAAGGGGGCGGTCAACACCCACCACAATCTCACCAGCAATGCCTCGATGAGCCGTCGTTATACGGCCGCGGAAGCAGGGCCCATCCTCGCCCTCGCACCCCTGTTCCACATCACCGGAATGGTCGCTCAGGTGCTGACGGCCGTCGACCACGGCGTCGAACTGGTGCTCGCCTATCGCTTCCAGGCCGCCGTCATGCTCGAGCAGATGCGGACTCATCGACCAGTGGCCATGGTCGGCCCATCGACGGCATACACCGCGATGCTCGCCCACCCCGACTGCGGCCGGGACGCCTTCGAGTCGGTGCAGACCGCGGTCTCCGGCGGCACCCCATTGCCGCCGGCACTGCTGGCGAAGGTCGAGGAACAGACCGGCCTCTACCTGCGCAACGGGTATGGCCTGACCGAGACGACGGCCGGCGCGGCGAACGTCCCGCTCGGCTTGCGCGCGCCGTACGACGCCGTGTCCGGAACACTCGCGGTTGGCCTGCCATCGGCGGAGACCGTGATCCGGATCGTCAACGACCAACGCCAGGACCTCGGCCCTCGCGAGATCGGCGAGATCGCGATCGACGGCGACAACGTCGTGCCGGAATACTGGAATCGCCCGGACGCCACGAAGGAGAGCATCCCCGACGGGCGCCTCTACACCGGCGACATCGGGTTCATGGATGAAGACGGCTGGCTCTACGTCGTCGACCGCAAGAAAGACATGATCAATGCCTCCGGCTTCAAGGTGTGGCCACGCGAGGTCGAGGACGTGCTCTACAGCCACTCGGCTGTCCGTGAGGCCGCTGTCGTCGGGGTTCCCGACACCTATCGCGGAGAGACCGTCGCGGCGTACGTCAGCCTGAGCGAAGGCCACACTCTTACCGCAGAAGAGGTCATCGACTTTTGCCGGGACCGGCTCGCCGCATACAAAGCCCCCCGACAGGTCACCGTGTTGGAGGAACTACCCAAGACTGAAAGCGGCAAGATCCTGCGACGTAGCCTGCGGAGCGTGACCGACGAGCCCAGCACATGA
- a CDS encoding succinate dehydrogenase/fumarate reductase iron-sulfur subunit, with protein MKFTLKIWRQTGPDAQGELVTYPIEDVTDDMSFLEMLDVLNEQLIGRGDEPVAFDSDCREGICGMCGLMISGEAHGPEVTTTCQLHMRSFTDGDTITVEPWRAEAFPIVRDLVVDRSAFDRIIEAGGFISVNTGAAPEAHSVPVPKANADRAFEAAKCIGCGACVAACPNASAMLFMGAKVTHLGETPQGQPERDSRVVSMVNQADFEGFGGCTNIGECSSACPKEIPLDVISTLNADFRSSRKSQR; from the coding sequence GTGAAGTTCACCCTCAAAATCTGGCGACAGACCGGCCCGGACGCCCAGGGCGAGCTGGTCACGTACCCGATCGAAGACGTCACGGACGACATGTCCTTCCTGGAGATGCTTGACGTCCTCAACGAGCAGCTCATCGGTCGAGGCGATGAACCTGTGGCCTTCGACAGTGACTGTCGCGAGGGCATCTGCGGAATGTGCGGCCTGATGATCTCCGGCGAGGCCCACGGTCCCGAGGTCACCACGACCTGTCAGTTGCACATGCGGTCCTTCACCGACGGTGACACCATCACCGTCGAGCCGTGGCGGGCCGAAGCCTTCCCGATCGTGCGCGACCTGGTCGTGGACCGTTCGGCGTTCGACCGCATCATCGAGGCGGGCGGCTTTATCTCGGTCAACACCGGTGCCGCGCCGGAGGCCCACTCCGTGCCGGTCCCGAAGGCCAACGCTGACCGGGCCTTTGAGGCCGCCAAGTGCATTGGCTGTGGTGCCTGCGTCGCAGCGTGTCCCAACGCGTCGGCGATGTTGTTCATGGGTGCCAAGGTGACCCACCTGGGCGAGACACCGCAGGGTCAGCCCGAACGTGACTCGCGCGTGGTGTCGATGGTCAACCAGGCCGACTTCGAGGGCTTCGGCGGCTGCACCAATATCGGCGAATGCTCATCGGCCTGCCCCAAGGAGATTCCGCTCGACGTGATCTCCACGCTCAACGCTGACTTCCGTAGTTCGAGGAAGTCGCAGCGTTAA
- a CDS encoding 2'-5' RNA ligase family protein encodes MNARSGGVHTVGVSIPVPSPYGDQLQAARHHAGDPLADAVPTHVTLMPPTEVAVDAMPELDDYLRTVAAGAEPFRMTLQGTGTFRPISPVVFVAVAEGIGHCERLEAAVRSGPVSRELQFPYHPHVTIAQGLADAALDRAFEALATFRCAFEVDGFDLYRHGDDQVWRPVERFAFGPEDPAG; translated from the coding sequence GTGAACGCGCGCTCTGGGGGAGTGCACACCGTTGGGGTCAGCATTCCGGTGCCGAGCCCGTATGGCGACCAGTTGCAGGCTGCGCGCCACCACGCGGGGGACCCGCTGGCTGATGCCGTACCCACGCACGTGACGCTGATGCCGCCGACCGAGGTGGCAGTCGACGCGATGCCCGAGTTGGACGATTATTTGCGCACGGTGGCGGCCGGAGCCGAGCCGTTCCGGATGACGTTGCAAGGCACCGGCACCTTCCGCCCGATTTCCCCGGTGGTCTTTGTGGCTGTCGCCGAGGGAATCGGGCACTGCGAACGACTCGAGGCGGCCGTGCGTAGCGGCCCGGTCTCCCGAGAGCTGCAGTTTCCCTACCACCCGCACGTGACGATCGCGCAGGGCTTGGCCGACGCAGCACTCGATCGGGCCTTCGAGGCGCTCGCGACGTTCCGGTGCGCCTTCGAGGTGGATGGCTTCGACCTGTACCGGCACGGCGATGACCAGGTCTGGCGTCCGGTCGAGCGGTTCGCGTTTGGCCCTGAAGATCCCGCTGGTTGA